Proteins encoded within one genomic window of Eleutherodactylus coqui strain aEleCoq1 chromosome 1, aEleCoq1.hap1, whole genome shotgun sequence:
- the LOC136582901 gene encoding keratin, type II cytoskeletal cochleal-like: protein MSRSQRFSSSYGTSSKSFSSSSLGGSNKICISSSPQRGGTSLYSASSGGFSSRSLLNLGVGGNKISGSGFGFGSSGSSKGFCGSGAALPSPGIVNVTINKNLLTPLSIDIDPNISVVKKEEREQIKTLNNKFASFIDKVRFLEQQNKVLETKWSLLQQQGGGQAGAKNNIEPLFNAYINSLKSQLDAILGNKSRLEADLHNEQDRVEEFKRRYEDEINLRTTAENEFVVLKKDVDAAYLAKVELEAKVNGLNEEIAFLRALYELELGSLNQHVSDTSVILSMDNNRSLNLDDIIADVKAQYEELANKSRAEAEDAYKNKFQQLQNAAGQQGDELKNTKNEISQLNRAIQRLKAEIESVKKQIASLQASIAEAEERGDRAVSDAKSKLAELEVAMQKLKQEMARQLKEYQELMNIKLSLDIEIATYRKLLEGEESRISGEVTNQVNVSVVNSVSGGSFSSGVKLDKKRGAVKIISTTESVRALKASP from the exons ATGAGTCGGAGCCAACGTTTTTCAAGCTCATATGGAACATCTTCCAAAAGCTTCAGCTCATCTTCTCTAGGAGGCAGCAACAAGATCTGCATCAGTTCATCTCCTCAACGTGGTGGCACAAGTCTTTATTCTGCATCTAGTGGAGGCTTTAGTAGCAGAAGTCTTCTTAACCTGGGTGTTGGTGGCAATAAGATATCTGGTTCTGGTTTTGGATTTGGTAGCTCAGGATCAAGCAAAGGATTTTGTGGTTCTGGAGCTGCCTTACCATCTCCAGGCATTGTAAATGTGACCATCAACAAAAACCTCTTAACTCCGCTCTCCATTGATATTGATccaaacatttcagtagtcaagaaagaagaaagagaacAGATTAAGACCCTTAATAACAAGTTTGCATCTTTCATTGACAAG GTCCGATTTCTTGAGCAGCAAAATAAAGTTCTCGAGACTAAATGGAGTCTATTACAACAACAAGGTGGTGGTCAAGCAGGTGCAAAAAATAACATTGAGCCTCTCTTTAATGCTTACATTAATTCTTTGAAGAGCCAGCTGGATGCCATACTTGGTAACAAAAGTCGCCTTGAGGCAGATCTACATAATGAACAGGATCGGGTTGAGGAGTTTAAACGCAG GTATGAGGATGAAATTAACCTTAGAACTACAGCAGAGAATGAATTTGTGGTGCTCAAAAAG GATGTTGATGCAGCCTATCTAGCCAAGGTAGAGCTGGAAGCTAAAGTAAATGGACTGAATGAAGAGATCGCCTTCTTGAGAGCTTTATATGAACTG GAGCTTGGTAGCCTTAACCAACATGTGTCCGACACTTCTGTTATTCTATCAATGGATAACAATAGGTCCTTAAACCTTGATGACATCATCGCTGACGTGAAGGCTCAATATGAGGAGCTGGCCAACAAGAGCAGAGCTGAAGCAGAAGATGCCTATAAGAACAAG TTCCAACAGTTGCAAAATGCAGCAGGCCAACAGGGTGATGAGCTGAAGAACACCAAGAATGAGATTTCACAGCTTAACAGAGCAATTCAGAGACTTAAAGCTGAAATTGAAAGTGTAAAGAAACAG attgccagcctTCAAGCATCTATTGCAGAGGCTGAGGAACGAGGAGATAGGGCAGTCAGCGATGCCAAGAGTAAGTTGGCTGAATTGGAGGTGGCGATGCAAAAACTGAAACAAGAGATGGCCCGTCAGCTTAAGGAATACCAGGAGTTGATGAACATCAAGCTGTCTTTGGATATTGAAATTGCCACCTACAGGAAACTGCTAGAAGGAGAAGAAAGCAG GATATCAGGAGAAGTTACTAATCAAGTCAATGTCT